TTGTTTATCATCAATTTTAAATGTTAAATCATTTTTAAATAGTTGTCCATTTAGATTATCTGTACTAGCTGGATTTTCAGCTCTCTTATACTCTACATTATATACAGTTTCTGTATTTCCAACTGTTGTAGTTACTGTGTCCTTAACTTCATAGATATTATCTTTATTTTTTAATCTAATCTCTTTTGAACTTACTTTTTTCTTTCTATCTTTATCAACTGTATCTCCAAAGTTTATATCTCCAGAGTCATAATCATATCTTTGATAGAAAAGTTTCAGATCATTATTCATAGCAAAATCAATTTTTCTATCCTTATCTTCTCTATTATCAAAAAGATCTACTACATGGTTTAATTTCAATTGAGTTCTTAAAGTTGAATCCTCTCCAGTAGCATAATTTTTACCATAAGGATTATATCCCTTATCATATTTATCATATCTAATTCCACCAAATAGAGCTAACTCTCCATAATTTCCTAAAGATATCTCATTTTGCTCTGCACTTACTTCATAGAACTTTGATTCATTTACATATTTTCTATATGAACCCTCTTCAAAATCATGTGTATAGTAATATATACCATCTCTATCCCAAAACTCCTCTTTTGTCTCTCCAGATGCAAAAGTGAATTTAGTAGTATCATCATAGAAATCTATATATCCTCTAACTTCTCTAAAATCGTGGTAAATAATATTTTCAAATCTATTATATTCTTTGCTTCTTTCATTAGGTAGATGTCCAGTTCCTGCAATGCCATCTTTATTAATAACATTTTCTCTTAATGGATCTTTAGTCAAATCAAGCTTTCTAGTATACTCATTTACATTTAAACCAGCTTTTACTCTATAATCTCCATAAAGATCATAATCTCCAAAAGAGATTCTCAAGTCTTTGCTATCATATTGACTATACTCTCTTATCATACTTGGATTATAGTTATAGTACAGCTTTCCACCTAAAAGAGTGTTAAATTTCAACAGAGAATCTAACTTAGGATCTCGTTCCCAAAGTCCTAATTTTCTAAATTTATCTCCATTTTTCTCATCATAGCTAAATCCAATATTATTCTCTTTTTCAAAGAACTCAAACCCAAAATCTTCAGCTCTTGATTGAGTATCATTTAAAGTAGATCCTGGATCCATATCATATAAGTAGTTATAGTATCCACCAATTTTATATTTTGCATTATCCTTATATAATGATACTTGAGAAAATAGATCATTATCTATATTGCTTCCATAATCAATATCATCTATATCATCATATACCATCCAAGCATAAGCTTCCTTGTCATCAGTTAATTTTAATCTAGTCTTTAAAGTGATATCTTTATTTTCTCCAAGCTCTTTTAAATTAGAGTTCATTGAGAAGAATGTCATATTAGAATCTAATTTAGGTCTTTTTACTTTATTATTATGGAAAAAACTATTTCCCTCATAATCAGTAATGATATCATCTAACTTAGGTATCATATTATATGTTGCATTTATAGTATTAAAGTATAATTTTCCCTTTTCTCCATTATATTCGTGAGTATAATTTACTCTATACCTTTTATGTTTTTCCTCATACTCTACATCTGATTTTTTATCTTCTGGTTTATCTGCCTTTGACCATACTAAAGCATCATCAATATCAAGTTTAGCAGTTCCAAATTTATCAGTAGTATACCAGTTTTCCCATCTACCTATTAAAAGTCCCATTTGATCAGCAAATTTTGGAGCAAATCCACCTCTGAATTTACTGTCCTTATCTCCATACAAAAATCCCCATGAAGTTTGCCAACCATAGTAGTCTTTTGTCCCCCATTCTGGGAATAGTGGAACTTTAGATCCTTCTCTTATATTTAATCTATACCACGGAAGTGAGAATGGAAAAATATCACTACTTCCCATATAGAAGTCACTTCCTTTTAAAGTTAATTGCTTATCAGGTTCAACAATTATCTCTTTAGATAGGAAATGATACCCAGCCTTATCAGGATCTCCAGTTTCTGCTACATTATAATCAGTTGTTATCCAACCATTATTTATAAAAAGTTTTCCATTGTTGTAATCAAAAACTTTTCCTCCAAAATAGATCTTATCATTTGGAGCTTCTCCACCTGTAACTTTTCCAATCTCTAGATATCCAAAGTTATCATAAAAAACTCCTTGATTTCCATCAAGAGAAACATCTCCCTCTTTTGATTCTATCTTTAAAACTCCAGTAGGTTGCTCTACTTGAGCTATTAAATTATCTTTTAAATAAACTCTATTTTCTTCTTTATCTCTTCTTAAATTAAATACTTTTAATTTTAAGTTTCCATACTTTAAATTGACACCATTTTGAGAAGTAATAGTATCAGTAAGAAGATCTAACTCAACTTCGTCAGCTCCTCCTATTATTCTATCATCTTTTTTTTGTCCTATTTCATTCATAGGAACCGTGGTTATTCCAAATGTAACTAAAGAAACTATAATAAAAGATGCTACTAATAATAATTTTCTCCTCATCTACAATCCTTCTCCTTAAATACTCAGTGTGAACTTCTTCTTGGGAAGTAGTTGCTTTTGTTAGCCAACTATATTTACCAAGCTATCCCCGTAGTTCCTACGGTTCTTTATACTTTCTTTTAGACTGCTTGTCTTATTCTTAGACCTTCAGCCAATATATTTTTACTTGCATTTATATCTCTATCATGATGAGCATGACAAATTGGACAAGTCCACTCTCTTATATCAAGAGTTTTCTTGCCATCATGATGCCCACATACAGAGCATATTTGACTTGACGGATATAGTCTATCAATTTTTATTATCTCTTTACCATACCATTTTGCTTTATACTCCAATTTATTTACAAAACTAGTCCAAGATACATCAGCGATAGATTTAGCTAATTTATGATTATGAAGTAATCCTTTTGTATTTAAGTCTTCAATACAAATAATATCGTGGTTTTTAATAATATATGTACTCAACTTATTTAAGAAATCTATCCTCATATTCATAATTTTTTCATGTATTTTAGCTACTTTAATTCTTTGTTTTTGATAATTTTTACTTTCGCTTAATTTTCTATTTTCTTTTTTAGCAATTAAAAATCTTTTTGATAATTTTCTTTGTTCTCTTTTTAATTTATTTTCTAATTGTTTTCTGAATTTAAGATTTTCTATTTTTTCTCCAGTAGATAAAATAGCTATATCTTTTATACCTAAATCAATTCCTATAGCTGAATTAGTTTTTGGTAATTCTTGAATATCACTTTCACATAACAAAGAGATAAAATACTTACCACTTCCATTACAAGAAATAGTAGCAGATTTTATTATACCCTCTATTTTTCTATGCACTTTTATTTTTACTAATTCTTTTAACTTAGGAATTTTTAACCAATTTTCAAAAATGTTTACAGTTCCATTTTGATTATTAGTTGTATAACTTTGTACAGGATTTTTTTTAGATTTGAACTTAGGAAAACCAATAGATTTATCTCTAAAAAAATTTTTGTATGCTTTATCTAAATTCATTTGAGCATTAGCAAGAGCAAGACTATCAACTTCTTTTAGAAATTCATACTCTTTTTTATATTTTGCAGGAGTAGGATATTTTAATTTTTTATCAGAGTTACCCTTACTTTCTTCATATGCTTTAATTCTATCATTTAGCATAAGATTATAAACAAGGCGAACACAACCAAAAGTTTTACTAAAAAATATCTTTTGTTCATCGCTTGGATAAATTCTAAATTTATATGCTTTTAGCTGTTTCATCAGTCCACCTCCCTCAAAATTTTTTGTAACTATATTATAGCATATTTTTCTAAAAACAATAGAGCAATTCATCACACCACCTACAGAGGTGGGCGACTTCTTGCCTGTTATGTTAAATAATTATATCACAATTGAGAATAAAATAAAATAATTGTATAAATTTTATCTAAAAAATAGACAAAAAAGCTGTTGCTTTAAAAGCAACAGCTCTATTTTTTCCTAATAAACAGTTAATTTTTCAATTATCTCTTCTTTAGGTCTAAGTCCTACCACTTCTTTAACTCTTACTCCATCATCAAAGATAACTATAGTGGGGATGCTCTTTATTCCAAATTGTCCTGCAAGACTAGGATTTTCATCAACATTCACTTTATATATTTTCATATCTAGTATATTTGACACCTCTTCTAGAATTGGAGATAACAATTTGCAAGGACCACACCATTCAGCCCAAAAGTCTACAATTACTTTTCCCTTGCCTTCTATTACTTTTTCTTGAAAAGTAATCTCATTCAAGTTTATTAAACCACTCACTAATGTTCCTCCTTTTATGGAATATTACCTTTTTTAATTTATACAATCTCTTGTATTGTACAAAGTTATTCAAAAAAAATCAAGCTTTTTATATATATAATTTTCTCATAATAGTGTTTTTATCATCATTTTCTCTTACACCTTTAATAAGTGTGATTCCTTTTGATACATCTCCTATTAATATTGCACCTTTTAACTTATTATTTTCAAAATAAAGTTTTTTATACAATTTCTTTGTAGTATCTATCTCTTGTACAAATTCTTCACTATTATCACTATTTCCAATTGTTCCTATAGAGATTAATTTTATATTCATTCCATCAAAATTTAATGGTTGAATTTGCTCTTTATATTGAGCTTCTCCTCCACAAGCATTTATTCCAGCAGTCTTTCCTTGCTCCATAGCTACTTGCCACAATCCAATTATTTTTCCATTGTATTCTGCCACATCTCCACAAGCATAAATATCCTTCATAGAAGTTTCCATTTTTTCATTTACAACTATACCTCTACCTATATTTAAACCTAAGTTTTGAGCTAACTCTTTATTTGGAGCTATTCCAGCACTTATAATAACTAGATCAGCTAATATATGTTGTCCATTTTCTAATGCAATAGAAGTCACTTTTTCTTCTCCCTCTATAGCACTTACAACTACACCTTTAAATATTTTTACCCCTGCTTGTTCTATAGCAGCTTCTAATAT
The Fusobacterium varium genome window above contains:
- the trxA gene encoding thioredoxin is translated as MSGLINLNEITFQEKVIEGKGKVIVDFWAEWCGPCKLLSPILEEVSNILDMKIYKVNVDENPSLAGQFGIKSIPTIVIFDDGVRVKEVVGLRPKEEIIEKLTVY
- a CDS encoding transposase, giving the protein MKQLKAYKFRIYPSDEQKIFFSKTFGCVRLVYNLMLNDRIKAYEESKGNSDKKLKYPTPAKYKKEYEFLKEVDSLALANAQMNLDKAYKNFFRDKSIGFPKFKSKKNPVQSYTTNNQNGTVNIFENWLKIPKLKELVKIKVHRKIEGIIKSATISCNGSGKYFISLLCESDIQELPKTNSAIGIDLGIKDIAILSTGEKIENLKFRKQLENKLKREQRKLSKRFLIAKKENRKLSESKNYQKQRIKVAKIHEKIMNMRIDFLNKLSTYIIKNHDIICIEDLNTKGLLHNHKLAKSIADVSWTSFVNKLEYKAKWYGKEIIKIDRLYPSSQICSVCGHHDGKKTLDIREWTCPICHAHHDRDINASKNILAEGLRIRQAV